A genomic stretch from Echeneis naucrates chromosome 6, fEcheNa1.1, whole genome shotgun sequence includes:
- the LOC115044433 gene encoding 26S proteasome non-ATPase regulatory subunit 4-like isoform X1, whose translation MVLESTMVCVDNSEYMRNGDFLPTRLQAQQDAVNIVCHSKTRSNPENNVGLITMANNCEVLTTLTPDTGRILSKLHAVQPRGNISFCTGIRVAHLALKHRQGKNHKMRIIAFVGSPVEDNEKELVKMAKRLKKEKVNVDVINFGEEEMNTEKLTAFINTLNGKEGAGSHLVTVPPGPSLADALLSSPILAGEGGAVLGLGASDFEFGVDPSADPELALALRVSMEEQRQRQEDEARRAAVASAAEAGISSPAADESEDALLKMSVPHTDSSTPALPDFSRMTEDEQIAYALQMSMQGPGGEFGAEDMDTGADMDSSEAKDEEDYDVMQDPAFLQSVLENLPGVDPNNEAIRNAMGSLSSQTGSKPDAKKDEEKKN comes from the exons ATGGTGCTTGAAAGTACTATGGTCTG tgtgGATAACAGTGAATACATGCGAAATGGAGACTTTCTGCCCACCAGGCTGCAGGCTCAGCAGGATGCAGTTAATATTGTTTGTCACTCTAAGACCCGCAGCAACCCTGAAAACAACGTTGGCCTCATCACAATGGCAAA CAACTGTGAGGTGTTGACCACACTGACCCCAGACACAGGGAGAATACTCTCAAAGTTGCATGCTGTGCAGCCTCGTGGAAACATCAGCTTCTGCACTGGCATCAGGGTGGCGCAT ttgGCATTGAAGCACAGACAGGGCAAAAACCACAAGATGCGCATTATTGCATTTGTTGGTAGCCCAGTGGAAGACAACGAAAAAGAG CTGGTCAAAATGGCAAAGcgactgaagaaagaaaaagtcaatgTGGATGTCATTAACTTTGGAGAGGAG GAGATGAACACAGAGAAGCTGACAGCTTTCATTAACACACTGAATGGCAAAGAGGGAGCAGGCTCCCACCTGGTCACAGTGCCTCCAGGTCCCAGTCTGGCTGATGCCCTCCTGTCTTCCCCCATCCTGGCTGGAGAGGGAGGTGCAGTTTTGGGTCTGGGTGCCAGTGACTTTGAATTTGGAGTGGATCCAAGTGCAGACCCAGAGCTGGCCTTG GCACTGAGGGTCTCTATGGAGGAACAGAGACAACGACAGGAAGATGAAGCTCGCAGAGCTGCTGTTGCCTCCGCTGCTGAAGCTGGCATTTCCTCCCCTGCCGCAGATG aGTCTGAAGATGCTCTGTTGAAGATGTCTGTTCCACATACAGATTCCTCCACACCTGCTTTACCAGACTTCAGCCGCATGACAGAGGATGAACAGATTGCCTATGCTCTGCAGATGTCTATGCAGGGACCAGGAGGAG AGTTTGGGGCTGAGGATATGGACACCGGAGCTGACATGGACTCCAGTGAGGCAAAG GATGAAGAGGATTACGATGTAATGCAGGATCCAGCATTCCTTCAGAGTGTCCTGGAAAATCTTCCAGGAGTCGATCCCAACAATGAGGCTATCCGTAACGCCATGGGCTCCCTGTCCTCCCAGACAGGTTCTAAACCTGATGCCAAgaaggatgaggagaaaaagaattaa
- the LOC115044433 gene encoding 26S proteasome non-ATPase regulatory subunit 4-like isoform X2, whose amino-acid sequence MVLESTMVCVDNSEYMRNGDFLPTRLQAQQDAVNIVCHSKTRSNPENNVGLITMANNCEVLTTLTPDTGRILSKLHAVQPRGNISFCTGIRVAHLALKHRQGKNHKMRIIAFVGSPVEDNEKELVKMAKRLKKEKVNVDVINFGEEEMNTEKLTAFINTLNGKEGAGSHLVTVPPGPSLADALLSSPILAGEGGAVLGLGASDFEFGVDPSADPELALALRVSMEEQRQRQEDEARRAAVASAAEAGISSPAADGGKESEDALLKMSVPHTDSSTPALPDFSRMTEDEQIAYALQMSMQGPGGEFGAEDMDTGADMDSSEAKDEEDYDVMQDPAFLQSVLENLPGVDPNNEAIRNAMGSLSSQTGSKPDAKKDEEKKN is encoded by the exons ATGGTGCTTGAAAGTACTATGGTCTG tgtgGATAACAGTGAATACATGCGAAATGGAGACTTTCTGCCCACCAGGCTGCAGGCTCAGCAGGATGCAGTTAATATTGTTTGTCACTCTAAGACCCGCAGCAACCCTGAAAACAACGTTGGCCTCATCACAATGGCAAA CAACTGTGAGGTGTTGACCACACTGACCCCAGACACAGGGAGAATACTCTCAAAGTTGCATGCTGTGCAGCCTCGTGGAAACATCAGCTTCTGCACTGGCATCAGGGTGGCGCAT ttgGCATTGAAGCACAGACAGGGCAAAAACCACAAGATGCGCATTATTGCATTTGTTGGTAGCCCAGTGGAAGACAACGAAAAAGAG CTGGTCAAAATGGCAAAGcgactgaagaaagaaaaagtcaatgTGGATGTCATTAACTTTGGAGAGGAG GAGATGAACACAGAGAAGCTGACAGCTTTCATTAACACACTGAATGGCAAAGAGGGAGCAGGCTCCCACCTGGTCACAGTGCCTCCAGGTCCCAGTCTGGCTGATGCCCTCCTGTCTTCCCCCATCCTGGCTGGAGAGGGAGGTGCAGTTTTGGGTCTGGGTGCCAGTGACTTTGAATTTGGAGTGGATCCAAGTGCAGACCCAGAGCTGGCCTTG GCACTGAGGGTCTCTATGGAGGAACAGAGACAACGACAGGAAGATGAAGCTCGCAGAGCTGCTGTTGCCTCCGCTGCTGAAGCTGGCATTTCCTCCCCTGCCGCAGATGGTGGGAA agaGTCTGAAGATGCTCTGTTGAAGATGTCTGTTCCACATACAGATTCCTCCACACCTGCTTTACCAGACTTCAGCCGCATGACAGAGGATGAACAGATTGCCTATGCTCTGCAGATGTCTATGCAGGGACCAGGAGGAG AGTTTGGGGCTGAGGATATGGACACCGGAGCTGACATGGACTCCAGTGAGGCAAAG GATGAAGAGGATTACGATGTAATGCAGGATCCAGCATTCCTTCAGAGTGTCCTGGAAAATCTTCCAGGAGTCGATCCCAACAATGAGGCTATCCGTAACGCCATGGGCTCCCTGTCCTCCCAGACAGGTTCTAAACCTGATGCCAAgaaggatgaggagaaaaagaattaa